In one Gemmatimonadales bacterium genomic region, the following are encoded:
- a CDS encoding polyprenyl synthetase family protein — translation MTSTAERAPDIHAFLARTRGETDRALELALAEILAQAPSGLCEAISYAVMGSGKRFRPALVIASYETAGGAHAAIADLAAAVEIVHAYSLVHDDLPCMDDDDLRRGRPTLHRAFDVQLATVAGFAMVPVAAAAAMRGARRLGLGADSERDIALVLFRAAGAGGMIGGQVLDLLAGGHDATAADVTDIEARKTGALISASVEIGAVAAGVPEPRRAAYRAFGEDVGLAFQIADDVLDMTGTSSELGKTAGKDAKLGKPTFPMLLGVEGAQREAERLAERAVAHLAAGGVSSPLLAALARFVVSRRS, via the coding sequence ATGACCTCGACGGCTGAACGCGCGCCGGACATCCACGCGTTCCTGGCGCGCACGCGCGGGGAGACCGATCGCGCGCTCGAACTTGCCCTGGCGGAGATCCTCGCCCAGGCGCCGTCCGGACTCTGCGAGGCGATCTCCTACGCAGTCATGGGCTCAGGCAAGCGCTTCCGGCCTGCGCTGGTCATCGCGTCGTACGAAACCGCGGGTGGCGCCCATGCCGCCATCGCGGACCTCGCCGCGGCGGTCGAGATCGTACACGCCTACTCGCTCGTCCACGACGATCTCCCCTGCATGGACGACGATGACCTCCGGCGTGGCCGGCCGACGCTCCACCGCGCGTTCGACGTGCAACTCGCGACGGTCGCCGGGTTCGCGATGGTGCCGGTCGCGGCCGCCGCCGCCATGCGCGGCGCGCGTCGGCTCGGCCTCGGCGCGGATTCGGAGCGCGACATCGCGCTGGTCCTTTTCCGGGCCGCCGGCGCCGGCGGGATGATCGGCGGACAGGTGCTCGACCTGCTCGCGGGAGGGCACGACGCGACTGCGGCCGACGTGACCGACATCGAGGCCCGGAAGACCGGCGCCCTCATCTCCGCGTCGGTGGAGATCGGCGCCGTGGCGGCCGGCGTCCCCGAGCCGCGGCGCGCGGCCTACCGCGCTTTCGGGGAAGACGTCGGCCTCGCTTTCCAGATCGCCGACGACGTGCTCGACATGACCGGCACTTCCAGCGAGCTCGGCAAGACGGCAGGGAAGGACGCGAAACTGGGCAAGCCCACGTTCCCCATGCTCCTCGGGGTCGAGGGCGCCCAGCGCGAGGCCGAACGGCTGGCGGAGCGCGCGGTGGCCCATCTTGCCGCTGGGGGAGTATCTTCCCCCCTGCTGGCGGCGCTGGCCCGGTTCGTGGTTTCGCGCCGGTCATAA
- the xseB gene encoding exodeoxyribonuclease VII small subunit, producing the protein MSREPEGTAPQGPAPSLQADLARLEAIVRALEANDLDLDTALALFEEGVGRLREARERLAAAELRLKQLRAAADGGTDVDDLDG; encoded by the coding sequence GTGAGCCGCGAACCGGAGGGTACCGCTCCCCAGGGTCCCGCTCCCTCCCTTCAGGCCGACCTCGCCCGCCTCGAAGCCATCGTCCGCGCCCTCGAGGCCAACGACCTCGACCTCGACACGGCACTGGCACTCTTCGAGGAAGGGGTGGGCCGGCTGCGGGAGGCGCGGGAGCGCCTCGCCGCGGCGGAACTCAGGTTGAAGCAATTGCGTGCAGCCGCCGACGGCGGCACGGACGTTGATGACCTCGACGGCTGA